TGATAAAGATAAATGTATATTATGTGATGTTTGCTCGACAAAATGTCCGGTGAACGCTTTAAAACTGGAGAGGATGGCCCATGAAAGTTAAGGAGATTATGGACAAGGAATTTATTGATGTATCCCCGAATCAAGGTTTGATTGAAGTTTCTATTAAAATGGAAAATCATAAAAAGTTCACTACACCCGTGGTTGACAGTGAAAACCATTTAGTGGGATGGATTACATCACTGGATGTTACGAGAGGATTAAGAGAAAATTTAAAAACTGTTTCGGATATTATGCATCCCAAAGATGATATTGTCCATGTCCATGAAAACGATCCTGCTCGATTGGCTGTTCTGGAGACTTCCCACCATAAATTAGTTAGTATACCAGTTATTGATGATAATGATGTAGTTATGGGTGTAGTAAGATCTTTTGATATTGTCGAAACTCTCTCTCAGCTTTATGAAATTAAGGTTTCTAAAATATTTGAGGCCATGGAACAGGAATTGAAAGGCGTTAGCTGGGACGAACTTATGGAAGCCTCTGCTATTGTTACTCGTCGTAGAACTGGTAAACGTATTAAACCTCAAGAATATGAAAAAAATATCAAAGATGCTACCTTTGGAGAAGCAATTTGGGCCACTGGTGGTTTAGAAAAATTCTTTGTTGGTTTAATTGCTATAGGGGAAATGGTTATTGCCCGTAAAGTTGCCCGGGCACGTAAATAGATTTATTTTTTCTATTTCTTATTCTTTTTATTTAAAATCATTTTTGCTTTGTTATTTTTCTATTTTTCTTTTAGATTTTTATTAATTCTTTTTTAAATTATTTATAAATTTAAAATTTTTATTTATATTTAACCAAAAAACAGTAACTTTTATATAACTATTGTTATATAACTATGGTAAACTTTGAAGGATACATTAATATAATTGAATTTTTATTTAATTAAAGACTTAAAAATTGCCTAATTATATATTAAACTCAAAAATTCAATATAAATCGACTTAGGAGATATAAAAATGAAATTTTCTACAAAATCAGTACATGCTGGTAGAAAACCTGATCCAACAACTGGAGCGGTAGCAACTCCAATTTATCAGACATCTACCTTTGTATTTGATGATTATAACCAACCTAAAGAGCATGATTACTCTAGAACCAGTAATCCAACTAGAAGTGCTCTCGAAGATGCTTTAGCCGCATTGGAAGGAGGAAATGCAGGATTTACATTTTCCAGTGGAATGTCTGCCATATCCACAACTCTCCATCTTTTAAAATCAGGAGATCATGTAATTGCTTCTTATGATATCTATGGTGGAACTTATCGTCTTTTTGCTGAAATAATGTCTAAATTTGGTATTGAAACCACATTCATGAAACTAAATGATGAAGAAGCTATAATTGATGCTATTAAACCTAATACAAAGTTAATCTGGGTGGAAACTCCTTCAAATCCCTTAGTTAACATAACTGATTTGGAAATGATTGCTAAAATTGCCAAGGAACATGATCTTTTATCCGTATCAGACAATACCTTTGCTACTCCTTATTTCCTTAAACCTATTGACTTTGGTATTGATTTGGTAGTTCACTCTACTACCAAGTACTTGAATGGCCATTCCGATGTTATTGGGGGAGCTATTATAACCACCACACCACAGCTGGCAGAGGATATTCATTTCCTATTAAATGGTTTAGGAACCAATGCTGCACCATTTGACTCCTGGTTAGTTTTAAGAGGAATCAAATCTCTTCCCGTTAGAATGAAGCAGCATGAGAAGAGCGCTACTGCGGTTGCTGAGTTTTTATTTGATCATCCCGCTGTAGATGAGGTATATTTCCCGGGATTAAAATCACATCCGGGCCATGAAATTGCTAAAAAACAAATGAAAGGTTATGGTGGAGTAGTTTCCTTTAATTTAAAATCAGATGTAAAAACCTTTTTAAATAAACTGGATCTTTTTTTACTGGCGGAATCTTTAGGCGGTGCTGATTCCCTGGTGGAACATGCCGCTACCATGAGCCACTCTTCTATGGATCCTGAAACTCGTTTAAAAACAGGAATCACCGACCAGCTTATTAGATTATCTATTGGCCTGGAAGATGTTGATGATTTAATTGAGGATTTGGCTAATGGGCTGGATTAATGGTGATTGAAGATTTGGGTAAAGGATTAGAATAATCTTTTAATTAATTATTAATAAGACCTTTTTATTTTTCCTTTATTTTTGGAAAATATTCTTTAAAATCATTAGAATTAGCAATGGCATATAACAATATTTATATAACTATAATTATATAACAATTGTTAAGAGACTTTATTTGAATTAATATAATGGGAAATATGGTGAATAACATGAAAATAGACTTCCAGGACTCAGAAATTCAACTTGAAGTAGAAGATATTTCTGTAGAAGAAATGCTAAAACAGCTGGATATAAATCCGGTGGAAGTAGTAGTTACTCAAAATGGAAGGATAGTTTTGGAAAGCTCTATTCTCCAAAGAGGGGATGAAGTTAAAATAATCCAGGTTATTCATGGAGGATAACTAAAATTTACTGGAATTTGTATTAAGTAGGATAATTTCTAGCAAAAAACATTATCACATCACTTTTAACCAGTTCAATATTTTAATTTTTAATTTTATGTTAAAACTGAATTAATGCTATTTAATTAATTATGAGGGGATTATATGAAATATGATTTAATATTACTGAGATACGGGGAAATTGGTATTAAAAGCCCACCAGTTAGACGAAGATTTGAAAAGAAATTGATTTATAATATCCACGCCGCTTTAGATGGCAAAATAATAAATGATGGTGGCCGATTTTTACTTTATCCTCGTGATAAAGACAATAAAAATGAAGAAACTGCAAACCTCATTGAATCGGCCCTGGAAAAGCTTTATAAAATATTTGGTATAGTATCCTTTTCACCAGCAGTGGAAACCACAACCACCAAAGAAAATATTAAGATTAAGGTTCAGGAATATGTGGAAAACTTATTAAAAGAAGGAATATTCTCTCCTGAACAATCATTTGCTATTCGGGCTAGAAGAGTTGGAGATCATGATTTTACCAGTCAAGAAATCGCTGCTTTTGCCGGTTCGGCATTCTTTGAAAAAACTGAATCAAAGGTTGACCTTTCCAATCCGGACTTTGTTCTTTATTTAGAAATTAGAGAAAATAAAACTTTCATATATCACGAAAAATTACAAGGGACCGGAGGAATGCCACTGGGTACTCAAGGCAAAGTCATTGCCCTGGTCTCAGGTGGAATTGACTCTCCGGTGGCCACTTATCTCATGATGAAAAGAGGCTGTGATGTGACTATATTGAACTTTAATAATCAACCATTTACTGAACCATCTGAAAAGCTTTTAAAAATAGCCAAAAAACTAAAAGAATATGCTTCAGGTTCTAAATTAAAAGTTTACCAGGCAAAATATGGGGATTATCTGAAAAAATGCCAGGATGAAGCACCAGAGAGAATGACCTGTGTTTTCTGTAAAAGTGGGATGTATCAGGTTGCAGAAAAACTTGCAGAAAAAGAAGGAGCACTGGCCATTATTGATGGTAGTAGTGTGGGACAAGTAGCTTCTCAAACACTCCCTAATATTTTAGCCACCAGATACTCGACTAATCTTCCAGTTTTAAGTCCATTAATCGGATTGGACAAGTTGGAAATCGAGAATATTGGTAGAAAAATTGGAACTTTTCCAATTTCCACCCTTCCCGATAGTGGATGTAAAGCTGCTCCCAGATATCCCGAAACCAATGCTAATTTAGAGCAGACTTTGGAAATTCAAGAGGATCTTGATTTAAAGTCAAATCTGGATGATGTATTTGACAATATTATTGAATTAAAATTTTAATTATATTTCAATTTAAAAAATTTTTTTAATTCATAACTTAACAGAGTTAATTTCAAGTTCATTTATAATAAAAAAATGAAAATTTTGGAGGTAGAAAAAATGGTTATATTTTCTAGCGCATCTGAAAAGGATATAACTAAAGCTATTGTTTCTGAATTTGCTGAAGAATTTATAGAATACATTGAAAGTGACGTTATTATAATAGGTGCAGGCCCTAGTGGACTATATGCTGCCAAAAAACTTTGTGAAGCCGGTGTTAAAACTCTAATAATTGAAAGTAACAATTATTTAGGCGGGGGCTTCTGGATTGGTGGATATTTAATGAATAAGCTCACGGTTAGAGCTCCTGGTCAAAAAATCCTTGATGAAATTGGAGTACCTTACAAAGAGTTCCAAGAAGGTTTATATGTTGCTGATGGGCCTCATGCCTGTTCCAAGCTTATTGCCAGTGCCTGTGACGCTGGGGTTAAAGTTATCAACATGACTAAATTCGACGATGTAGTTTTAAGGGATGGAAAAGTTTCTGGTGTTGTTATTAACTGGACTCCGGTTTCTGCTCTTCCCCGAGCCATCACCTGTGTTGACCCGGTTGCTATTGAATCTAAATTGGTAATTGATGCTACTGGACACGATGCAGTGGTGGTCAGTTCCTTAGAAGAAAGAGGCCTGGTTGAAATTAAAGGATTCTCTCCTATGTGGGTGGAAAAATCAGAAGATGCCATTGTTGAAAACACACGAGAAGTATTCCCTGGAGTTTTAGTCACTGGAATGGCTGTTGCAACAGCCTTTGGACAATCTAGAATGGGCCCTACCTTTGGTGGAATGCTAGTCTCAGGTGAAAGAGTTGCTGAGATTGCTATCGATTTATTAAAGAATGAAAATGATAGTAAACTTTCTCCTGAAGCAGCTACGGTAAGTAAATAATTTACTTACATTTTTTTTAGAATAAAATTAAATTTAAATATTATTTTTTTTAGATTTCTTTTTATTATCACAATTATTCATAAATATCTACAAAAAAATTTACTGGTAATAAATATTTGAAAATAATTATAAAACATCTAAAATATTTTTTTAGTAATTTTAACTAATCAAATAAAATCAAAACATTGATAAAAAATTGATTTATAATCAAAACTTCGTTATAGTCTTGTTTAGCGAACATAAATCCTTGCTATTTGAGTCAAAATTGATGATATTAATGTATTCAAAACATTGGTATTTAATCAACTACATATAGGGGCAGTGGTCCATTTGAACGGGTTTTTAGTTTTTTACAATAAGATATGGAAAATATGATTAAATACGGTACTAATATTAAGATAGTTGTGAAATAATAGGGACTGCTATTTATATATAACAATAGTTATATATTTATAAAAATTTTATATCTAATAGATGAATTAGTTAAATAAAATATTCTGAATGGAGTAAACCGTATTTTGCATTAACATAAGTTCAAATAGGTTCTAAAATTAAGTTTAGGAATATTTGGTAACTACTTTAAGGAATTCAATTCATGGGTGGATATTATGGGAAAAATAATTGCAGTTTGTATTAGTAAGGAAAAACAAACTAAGAAAAAAGACATTAAATCTGGCCATATTATAAAAAACCATGGTCTGGAAGGTGATGCTCATGCAGATAGTGATTCGCACCGTCAGATATCATTACTGGCCCAGGAAAGTATTGATAAAATGAAAGCTCAGGGCCTGGATGTTAAAGCTGGAGACTTTGCTGAGAATCTTACCACTACTGATATTGACCTCAAATCTCTTCCTGTTGGTACCGTACTGAAGGCCGGGGAAGAGGTTCTTTTGGAAATTACTCAAATTGGAAAAGAATGCCACACTCCCTGCGCTATTTATCACCAGGTTGGAAATTGCGTCATGCCTAGTGAAGGGATATTTGCTGTGGTTTTAGAAGGTGGAGTAATTAAATCAGGGGATCAAATTCTGATTAAAGATTAAATAAGATATATTCAAGTTTTTTCAATTTTAAACTCTTAATTTATTTTTTATTCATTTATTTTAAAGTGGTACTTATATCAATTTATTTAATGATTAGATAGTATGATTTTTACAAAGAGTAAACTTTAAATACTATTGTTCGTATAATATGGTACATTCGATAAGACACGAACTAATTTAAGTTGGTGTATTTATTAATTGAATTTATAAATAATTATAAGAATAATTGGTTGGGAAAGATAAAATGAAATGCGAAAATCTAAGTCAAGTATGTCCTGAATGTGGCTGTAAAGATAAAAGAATATCTCGAAGAAGGAATTCTGATTCCAATGAAGATGCTTTTTATATTCCACATATACCTCAAGGTTCGGTAGGAATTGTTAAATGTGGTGAATGCGGCCATGTATTTGAGATATGTGCCGATAGTAAGATGCCAGTTGAAGTAAAAAAGAAGCTAGTATAGTTTATTTTTTTAGTTATACTCTATTTTTTAATATTTTAATTTTACTTAAGGCCTATACTTTTTTTTAATATTTTAAAACTAATTCGGAAAATATTTAAAATAAACACCCTAATATACAAAATGGGTCAAATGATTTCAGATAAAAGATTAAAAAATGCAATTCCTTCATTAGTGTCTATTATAAGGATAATATTAGCACCTTTATTTTTAATAGCATTTTTGGAAAATAATTTAATTCTGTCTATTTGTATATACACCATAGCAGTTGCCACCGATGCAATTGATGGTTATCTTGCCAGAATACTTGATTCAGTTACTCCTTTAGGAGCTTATTTAGATATAACTGCTGATTTAATACTAATTTTAACTGGATTTGTGGCCTTCACCATAAAGGGAATTTATCCTTACTGGATTCTGATTCTCATTATAATCATGTTTTTACAGTTCATAATTACCTCTAAATTCAAGGTTCCAGTCTATGATCCCATTGGTAAATATTATGGAGCTTTCCTATTTTTAGTTATTTTCATAACCCTTATCGCCGACATATTCCATAATAATTATTTAAATTACATATTATTAATTTTAATAGTTATTTTCACAGCAATATCTCTCATTAGTCGGTTATTTTTTATTATAAAACTTAAAAATCAAACTAAAAATAAATAAAAATATAATATTCTACTTTGTGATGTTTTTTAATGAGAATACTAGAATAAAATAGTCAATTCTAGGCTATCATACTTATTACCAGTCCGATACTTAGGCCCATTACAATTAAAACAGTAGCAATGGAAACGAAGTTAAATAATCGGGAATTAACATGTTCACCCATTATACTTTTATCATTAATGATTAAAAGCATTAATATCAGTACAAATGGTAGAAGCAATCCATTAGCTACTTGGGATAGATAAAGTATGGATAATAAAGGCACATTGGGAACCATGATTATTATAACTGCTAATATTATCAATCCTAGATATAATCCGTGAAAAATGGGTGCTTCCCGGAAGCTTTTGGAGACTCCAGCTTCAAAACCTAAACTTTCACAAACATAATATGCTGTAGAAAGAGGTAATATACTGGCTGCAAATAAAGAAGCATTTAAAAAACCAAAGGCAAATAATATGCTGGCATATTGCCCGGCCAGAGGAACCAGGGCTTTGGAAACATCGGCAACATCGTTTACTTCTATTCCACTACTAAATATGGTTGCAGCACAGGCTAAAACAATGAAAAAGGCCACAATATTAACTACTATAGCTCCAATAACCGCATCTGCTTTGGAATATTTCAGGTTTTTTAAACTAATTCCTTTTTCTACCACGGAGGATTGGAGATAGAACATCATCCAGGGAGCAATAGTAGTACCTACCATCCCTATTACCATGGTTATATATGCCGTACTAATGGTTAACTGAGGCATTATCACACTTTGGGCAGCAAACCCCCAGTTAGGCTGGGCCAGAAATCCCGCAATGATGTATGAAAAATAAAGAGCAGAAGCTAACAAAAAGATTTTTTCCACACTTTTATAAGTTCCTTTTACTACCAAAAGCCATACAAATAGTGCGGCCAGGGGTAAGGCTATAACTCGTGGAATACCAAATATCCCGGTACTTACGGCGATTCCTGAAAATTCAGCCAACACATTACCAAAATTGGCAAGTAAAAGTGCTATCATCATTAAGAATGTGAATTTAACTCCTACTTTCTCACGAATGAGATCGGCCAATCCTTTACCCGTTACAATACCCATTCTTACGCCCATTTCTTGAATAACAGCTAATGCTATTATCATGGGAATAAATAGCCATAATAAACTATAACCAAACTGTGAACCGGCCAGTGAATAAGTGGTTATACCTCCAGCATCGTTATCTACGTTTGCCGTAATTATACCGGGCCCCATCACTGAGAGAAAAATTATAAAGCTGATGATGAAAGGATTTTTAAGAATCCTACGGCTAAAAATACGGAAATCCATAGTTATCACGGTTATAATTGATTTAAATATTAATTTATAAGTTAAAATTAATTTAAAAAATTATTAATTATATTTGCAATTTTTTAAATTTTTGAAATCAGAATGATATTAGGCTTAAAAAGATACCATATGCTATAAATCCTAGGATAAATTAAATTACGTCTTTACCTAAGTGTAATTTATTTTTGAATCAATATTTAAA
The nucleotide sequence above comes from Methanobacteriales archaeon HGW-Methanobacteriales-1. Encoded proteins:
- a CDS encoding Mn transporter; the encoded protein is MDFRIFSRRILKNPFIISFIIFLSVMGPGIITANVDNDAGGITTYSLAGSQFGYSLLWLFIPMIIALAVIQEMGVRMGIVTGKGLADLIREKVGVKFTFLMMIALLLANFGNVLAEFSGIAVSTGIFGIPRVIALPLAALFVWLLVVKGTYKSVEKIFLLASALYFSYIIAGFLAQPNWGFAAQSVIMPQLTISTAYITMVIGMVGTTIAPWMMFYLQSSVVEKGISLKNLKYSKADAVIGAIVVNIVAFFIVLACAATIFSSGIEVNDVADVSKALVPLAGQYASILFAFGFLNASLFAASILPLSTAYYVCESLGFEAGVSKSFREAPIFHGLYLGLIILAVIIIMVPNVPLLSILYLSQVANGLLLPFVLILMLLIINDKSIMGEHVNSRLFNFVSIATVLIVMGLSIGLVISMIA
- a CDS encoding TIGR04165 family Cys-rich peptide produces the protein MKCENLSQVCPECGCKDKRISRRRNSDSNEDAFYIPHIPQGSVGIVKCGECGHVFEICADSKMPVEVKKKLV
- a CDS encoding CBS domain-containing protein; the encoded protein is MKVKEIMDKEFIDVSPNQGLIEVSIKMENHKKFTTPVVDSENHLVGWITSLDVTRGLRENLKTVSDIMHPKDDIVHVHENDPARLAVLETSHHKLVSIPVIDDNDVVMGVVRSFDIVETLSQLYEIKVSKIFEAMEQELKGVSWDELMEASAIVTRRRTGKRIKPQEYEKNIKDATFGEAIWATGGLEKFFVGLIAIGEMVIARKVARARK
- a CDS encoding CDP-alcohol phosphatidyltransferase family protein, with product MGQMISDKRLKNAIPSLVSIIRIILAPLFLIAFLENNLILSICIYTIAVATDAIDGYLARILDSVTPLGAYLDITADLILILTGFVAFTIKGIYPYWILILIIIMFLQFIITSKFKVPVYDPIGKYYGAFLFLVIFITLIADIFHNNYLNYILLILIVIFTAISLISRLFFIIKLKNQTKNK
- the thiI gene encoding tRNA 4-thiouridine(8) synthase ThiI — encoded protein: MKYDLILLRYGEIGIKSPPVRRRFEKKLIYNIHAALDGKIINDGGRFLLYPRDKDNKNEETANLIESALEKLYKIFGIVSFSPAVETTTTKENIKIKVQEYVENLLKEGIFSPEQSFAIRARRVGDHDFTSQEIAAFAGSAFFEKTESKVDLSNPDFVLYLEIRENKTFIYHEKLQGTGGMPLGTQGKVIALVSGGIDSPVATYLMMKRGCDVTILNFNNQPFTEPSEKLLKIAKKLKEYASGSKLKVYQAKYGDYLKKCQDEAPERMTCVFCKSGMYQVAEKLAEKEGALAIIDGSSVGQVASQTLPNILATRYSTNLPVLSPLIGLDKLEIENIGRKIGTFPISTLPDSGCKAAPRYPETNANLEQTLEIQEDLDLKSNLDDVFDNIIELKF
- a CDS encoding MOSC domain-containing protein, translated to MGKIIAVCISKEKQTKKKDIKSGHIIKNHGLEGDAHADSDSHRQISLLAQESIDKMKAQGLDVKAGDFAENLTTTDIDLKSLPVGTVLKAGEEVLLEITQIGKECHTPCAIYHQVGNCVMPSEGIFAVVLEGGVIKSGDQILIKD
- a CDS encoding ribose 1,5-bisphosphate isomerase, which translates into the protein MVIFSSASEKDITKAIVSEFAEEFIEYIESDVIIIGAGPSGLYAAKKLCEAGVKTLIIESNNYLGGGFWIGGYLMNKLTVRAPGQKILDEIGVPYKEFQEGLYVADGPHACSKLIASACDAGVKVINMTKFDDVVLRDGKVSGVVINWTPVSALPRAITCVDPVAIESKLVIDATGHDAVVVSSLEERGLVEIKGFSPMWVEKSEDAIVENTREVFPGVLVTGMAVATAFGQSRMGPTFGGMLVSGERVAEIAIDLLKNENDSKLSPEAATVSK
- a CDS encoding cystathionine gamma-synthase, giving the protein MKFSTKSVHAGRKPDPTTGAVATPIYQTSTFVFDDYNQPKEHDYSRTSNPTRSALEDALAALEGGNAGFTFSSGMSAISTTLHLLKSGDHVIASYDIYGGTYRLFAEIMSKFGIETTFMKLNDEEAIIDAIKPNTKLIWVETPSNPLVNITDLEMIAKIAKEHDLLSVSDNTFATPYFLKPIDFGIDLVVHSTTKYLNGHSDVIGGAIITTTPQLAEDIHFLLNGLGTNAAPFDSWLVLRGIKSLPVRMKQHEKSATAVAEFLFDHPAVDEVYFPGLKSHPGHEIAKKQMKGYGGVVSFNLKSDVKTFLNKLDLFLLAESLGGADSLVEHAATMSHSSMDPETRLKTGITDQLIRLSIGLEDVDDLIEDLANGLD